A genomic segment from Methanomicrobium sp. W14 encodes:
- a CDS encoding type II/IV secretion system ATPase subunit codes for MPDTTEKIHEAFKSREPEKTGTGEYDSTKLQNSEKTNISDNKSADLISAMKSTSDKINGRLKSVSGAGLKLKTNIFKQASGETKEEDKIKKKSDLKTVFGMKTKKETEAGKTGVKQKFDLKKFLGFKTDEDEEELFHKITCPLKPEIKPGQIPDSYEILDTYWLNPPEAYAVIVKDEKNNNQYLVFEPKITEKDLLILEETDSQLRSILLYDSKVKKENINLDFDLVGRIAKSLDPKINDERVNVIYYYLRRNFNGYGKLDPLMHDENIEDITCNGPDIPVFIFHRKYSNLPVNIIFETRELNKYVLKIAQKADKQLSLTAPLVDAALPEGARAQITYTDVVSSKGSSFTIRKFKADPMTPVDLIDYGTYDPEILAFIWLCVENRKSAIVVGGTASGKTSMMNAFSLFIPHFAKIVSIEDTREIQMPHKNWLPMKTRESASESGKGNVDMFSLLKTALRQRPEYIIVGEVRGAEAQTLFQAMNTGHTTYSTLHAGGVEQAINRLTTNPINVPVAMFGALDLFIIQQLQYIGGRMVRRCITIDEVIAEKGDIRYNVLYKWNPVEDSFRKIYTDSKIINDISYSHGWTKEETLKQIEIRKKVLEGLLKHGVRRSDEITAVFDEFTKSGKYEFEE; via the coding sequence ATGCCTGACACAACTGAAAAAATTCATGAAGCCTTCAAAAGCAGAGAACCGGAAAAAACCGGTACAGGAGAATACGATTCAACAAAACTTCAGAATTCTGAAAAGACAAATATTTCGGACAATAAATCAGCTGACCTTATATCGGCCATGAAAAGCACTTCTGATAAAATAAACGGCAGATTAAAATCAGTATCCGGTGCAGGCCTCAAATTAAAGACAAATATATTCAAACAGGCTTCAGGGGAGACAAAAGAAGAAGACAAAATCAAAAAGAAATCCGATCTTAAAACCGTTTTCGGGATGAAAACAAAGAAGGAAACAGAAGCCGGAAAAACAGGCGTCAAACAGAAATTTGACCTGAAAAAATTTCTCGGGTTCAAAACTGATGAAGATGAAGAAGAGCTTTTCCATAAAATAACATGCCCTTTAAAGCCCGAAATAAAGCCGGGACAGATTCCGGACTCATATGAAATTCTTGACACATACTGGCTCAACCCCCCCGAAGCATACGCCGTGATAGTTAAAGACGAAAAAAACAACAACCAGTACCTTGTATTCGAGCCGAAAATTACAGAAAAGGACCTTTTAATACTGGAAGAGACCGATTCGCAGCTAAGATCAATACTCCTGTATGATTCGAAAGTGAAAAAAGAGAATATAAATCTGGATTTTGACCTCGTCGGAAGAATTGCAAAAAGTCTGGACCCTAAAATAAACGACGAGAGGGTAAACGTAATCTATTACTACCTGAGAAGAAATTTCAACGGCTACGGAAAGCTTGACCCCCTGATGCATGACGAAAATATAGAGGATATCACGTGCAACGGACCTGACATTCCCGTATTCATATTCCACAGAAAATACTCGAACCTGCCTGTAAACATCATTTTTGAGACACGCGAACTGAACAAGTACGTGCTTAAAATCGCTCAGAAAGCAGATAAACAGCTTTCCCTTACGGCTCCTCTTGTAGACGCAGCACTTCCCGAAGGTGCACGTGCACAGATTACCTATACTGACGTCGTCTCCTCTAAAGGGAGCTCTTTTACAATCAGAAAATTCAAGGCAGACCCGATGACTCCGGTAGACCTAATCGACTACGGGACATACGACCCCGAAATCCTTGCCTTCATCTGGCTTTGCGTTGAGAACAGGAAAAGTGCAATCGTTGTCGGCGGAACAGCGAGCGGAAAGACTTCAATGATGAATGCGTTCTCGCTTTTCATCCCGCATTTTGCAAAAATAGTCTCAATCGAGGATACAAGGGAGATTCAGATGCCTCACAAGAACTGGCTTCCGATGAAGACAAGGGAGAGCGCCTCTGAATCAGGAAAAGGAAACGTCGACATGTTCTCCCTTCTTAAAACCGCACTGAGGCAGAGACCTGAATATATAATAGTCGGCGAAGTCAGGGGAGCAGAGGCACAGACACTGTTCCAGGCGATGAATACCGGGCATACCACATATTCAACCCTTCATGCTGGAGGAGTGGAACAGGCGATAAACAGGCTTACCACGAACCCTATTAACGTGCCTGTCGCAATGTTCGGGGCTTTGGACCTCTTCATAATCCAGCAGCTCCAGTACATCGGCGGAAGAATGGTCAGGAGGTGCATAACAATAGACGAGGTCATCGCTGAAAAGGGGGACATCAGGTACAACGTCTTATACAAATGGAACCCTGTCGAGGACAGCTTCAGGAAGATCTACACTGATTCAAAAATAATAAACGACATCTCGTACAGCCACGGCTGGACAAAGGAAGAAACGCTGAAACAGATTGAAATAAGAAAGAAAGTCCTTGAAGGTCTTCTTAAGCACGGAGTGAGAAGATCGGACGAGATAACGGCAGTGTTCGACGAATTTACAAAGAGCGGGAAATATGAGTTTGAGGAATAA
- a CDS encoding ABC transporter ATP-binding protein, whose protein sequence is MAVILDVKNVSFSYDGKENIFDNVSFSLEKGDIISILGRNGIGKSTLIKCLINFYSVRSGSISIMERDINDYSLPDLAKVIGYVPQGHETVFPFSTLDFVLMGRSPHLSFLSSPAEKDVEIAKKAIEKLGVGYLMDKNINEISGGERQMIMLARALAQEAKILILDEPTSHLDFGNQFRVLKAISRLSDEGIAIIMSTHFPDHAFMISSKVAVMHDRKFIAIGNACDVITKDNLKKAYGVDVSVSYVDDAKRDVCAPVFIR, encoded by the coding sequence ATGGCTGTGATACTTGATGTAAAAAACGTTTCCTTTTCATATGACGGCAAAGAGAACATATTCGATAACGTCTCTTTTTCACTTGAGAAAGGGGACATAATCTCGATTCTCGGTAGAAACGGCATAGGAAAGTCAACGCTGATAAAATGCCTTATTAATTTTTACAGTGTACGTTCCGGTTCAATCAGCATAATGGAGAGAGATATAAACGACTACTCACTGCCGGACCTTGCAAAGGTTATAGGATACGTCCCTCAGGGCCATGAAACTGTTTTCCCGTTCTCCACCCTTGATTTTGTCCTTATGGGCCGGTCTCCTCATCTCTCTTTTCTCTCCTCGCCTGCTGAAAAGGACGTTGAAATAGCAAAAAAAGCCATCGAAAAGCTAGGTGTGGGCTACCTTATGGACAAAAACATCAACGAGATAAGCGGCGGTGAAAGACAGATGATTATGCTTGCACGTGCCCTCGCCCAGGAGGCAAAGATTCTGATTCTTGACGAACCTACTTCCCACCTTGATTTCGGAAACCAGTTCCGTGTTTTAAAGGCCATAAGCAGACTTTCGGATGAAGGGATAGCAATAATTATGAGTACTCATTTTCCGGACCATGCCTTTATGATATCAAGTAAGGTCGCCGTCATGCATGACAGAAAGTTCATAGCAATCGGTAATGCATGCGATGTTATAACAAAGGACAACCTGAAGAAAGCTTATGGCGTTGATGTCTCCGTAAGTTATGTTGATGACGCAAAAAGGGATGTCTGTGCTCCGGTCTTCATCCGTTAA
- a CDS encoding TraR/DksA C4-type zinc finger protein yields MTFRNADLPGFTVGMVKCSRCNEIVRDSKEVVTPDGEVLCKNCANGSYYYKV; encoded by the coding sequence TTGACATTCCGAAATGCGGACCTTCCGGGGTTTACGGTCGGCATGGTCAAATGCAGCAGGTGCAATGAGATAGTCCGCGACTCAAAGGAAGTTGTAACACCCGACGGAGAGGTTCTCTGCAAAAACTGTGCCAACGGGTCTTATTACTATAAAGTTTAA
- a CDS encoding type II secretion system F family protein, whose protein sequence is MSLRNNSILNTLNTDDFRRSLSASHLPITPKEYLLIIVLGTMFAGIVYVLAINLIILLELDINPISFLPPEISAILFFLIAVGGIFLFAYMYPQMVAAGRKTRIELDLPYAITYMQALSTTMTLFSIFKSVSEADDLYGEVSNECSMIVRDVEYFGDDLLTAMRNTQDCTPSENFAELLNDLAMVFKTGGSMTDFFASKSAHYRETAMQELENTLKTMEIMAEIYVTAFVAGPIAIMIMIVAQNLSGQTTVDMLEPLMYIGLPIGASAMIFILYIMMPPDSLQISRKETIQSEYADTKIDEENIEKPDEKFLKNLQSKKQIIKIKDVLKNPLRYYVSDYQYGLIFGMLAAGATAYLYMNGYIAEMFPKYTFEVFICILISAFMFPVAFAYEARSWYLKKFESQLPGFLREISDMKDMGMTLQSAIHIIAQSKIGVLTSEVKIASEEIKMGTSVSNALYKLEERIGLVSVKRAISLVIKASEITDHLREILAIAIGDLEHFLKMKNERFGVSFIYVAIIYLSFGIFLYSAYELNVSFVQSFMDFDITFNLDQNIQEMFHISIILGLFSGIMAGQLSSNNALAGLKHSIIFLAASAALFSVIIQV, encoded by the coding sequence ATGAGTTTGAGGAATAATTCTATTTTAAATACCCTGAATACCGATGATTTCAGGCGCTCTCTAAGTGCTTCGCACCTGCCTATAACGCCGAAAGAGTACCTTTTGATAATCGTTCTGGGGACAATGTTTGCAGGAATTGTCTATGTACTGGCAATAAACCTCATTATTCTTCTTGAACTTGATATAAACCCCATATCATTTCTTCCTCCTGAAATTTCCGCCATACTATTTTTCCTCATAGCAGTCGGGGGAATATTTCTTTTCGCCTACATGTACCCGCAGATGGTCGCAGCCGGGAGAAAGACAAGAATCGAGCTTGACCTGCCGTATGCAATAACCTACATGCAGGCCCTGTCAACCACGATGACTCTTTTTTCAATCTTTAAAAGCGTCAGCGAAGCCGACGACCTCTACGGTGAAGTCTCAAACGAGTGCTCAATGATTGTAAGAGATGTCGAATATTTCGGAGACGACCTTTTAACAGCGATGAGAAATACCCAGGACTGCACACCTTCAGAAAACTTCGCCGAGCTTTTAAACGATCTCGCAATGGTATTTAAGACCGGAGGAAGCATGACCGACTTCTTTGCGTCAAAGTCAGCCCATTACCGCGAGACCGCAATGCAGGAGCTGGAAAACACACTGAAGACGATGGAGATTATGGCCGAAATCTACGTAACGGCCTTTGTCGCGGGACCTATCGCAATAATGATAATGATAGTTGCGCAAAACCTCTCGGGCCAGACCACGGTCGACATGCTTGAGCCCCTGATGTACATCGGCCTTCCGATAGGGGCGAGCGCAATGATCTTTATCCTCTACATAATGATGCCGCCTGACAGTCTCCAGATAAGCAGAAAAGAGACCATCCAGTCCGAATATGCAGATACCAAAATCGATGAGGAAAATATAGAAAAACCTGACGAAAAGTTCCTGAAGAATCTGCAGTCCAAAAAGCAGATCATAAAGATTAAGGATGTGCTGAAAAACCCCCTGAGATACTATGTCTCGGACTACCAGTACGGCCTGATATTCGGTATGCTTGCGGCGGGTGCCACCGCGTACCTTTACATGAACGGCTACATTGCAGAGATGTTCCCGAAGTACACGTTTGAGGTTTTTATATGCATACTTATCTCTGCGTTCATGTTTCCTGTCGCATTTGCATATGAGGCCAGAAGCTGGTACCTGAAAAAATTTGAGTCGCAGCTTCCCGGGTTCTTAAGGGAAATATCCGATATGAAAGACATGGGGATGACTCTTCAGAGTGCAATTCACATAATCGCCCAGAGCAAAATCGGCGTACTTACATCAGAAGTGAAAATCGCTTCCGAAGAAATCAAGATGGGGACGAGCGTCTCGAACGCTCTCTACAAACTTGAAGAAAGAATCGGGCTTGTATCAGTAAAAAGGGCTATATCCCTTGTTATAAAAGCAAGCGAGATAACCGACCACTTAAGGGAAATCCTTGCAATAGCAATAGGAGACCTCGAGCATTTCCTTAAGATGAAAAACGAGCGTTTCGGTGTGTCCTTTATCTATGTCGCCATAATCTACCTGTCGTTCGGCATTTTTCTGTACTCCGCGTACGAGCTTAACGTCTCATTTGTCCAGAGTTTCATGGACTTTGACATAACCTTCAACCTCGACCAGAATATACAGGAAATGTTTCACATATCAATTATCCTCGGGCTTTTTTCGGGAATTATGGCAGGGCAGCTGAGCTCAAACAATGCACTTGCAGGGCTTAAACACAGCATAATCTTTCTCGCTGCATCGGCCGCCCTCTTTTCGGTGATAATACAGGTTTAA
- a CDS encoding flagellin gives MKRRQKDEDAVAPVIAGLLVLAIIVTAMSVYFNTYVPSLKAEAEIEHLSDVQSEFLSFSSDLENAVWKKSEGSISRNFELGGGDVFLSSIKSGGILSVENSSELFGFNVTYESPPDSEPVIPQTTHDFNSSLVDFSYTPLSNFWQDQGYKWQYGYVNLTTEYGEETPLQYTDMKKVLDEINESGFFSSFFDLDCQSEQMFDESGTVQPGINCTEVTLNIVSLKQGNDYYTSGNGVAALRLKTSINESRIYNATMVNFTIYDSGVSEINYTVNNSIIKKLSSLSGRGFNNVIVPLPENEGDPLGIEFTYPVDIAIKETDIEISAS, from the coding sequence TTGAAAAGGCGACAAAAAGACGAAGATGCTGTCGCTCCTGTAATAGCCGGTCTTTTGGTTCTTGCAATCATCGTCACGGCAATGTCGGTATACTTCAACACATACGTCCCGTCGCTTAAGGCCGAAGCGGAAATTGAACACCTCTCAGACGTCCAGAGTGAATTTTTGTCCTTTTCGTCAGACCTTGAAAACGCTGTCTGGAAAAAGTCGGAAGGAAGCATAAGCAGAAACTTTGAGCTCGGCGGGGGAGACGTTTTTCTCTCGTCGATAAAATCAGGAGGGATTCTTTCGGTTGAAAACAGTTCTGAACTCTTCGGGTTTAACGTTACATACGAAAGTCCCCCCGACAGTGAACCCGTAATACCTCAGACGACCCATGATTTCAACTCATCACTTGTAGACTTTTCATATACGCCGCTGAGCAATTTCTGGCAGGACCAGGGATATAAATGGCAGTATGGCTACGTGAACCTTACAACCGAGTACGGGGAAGAGACGCCTTTGCAGTACACAGACATGAAAAAAGTCCTTGACGAAATAAACGAGTCCGGCTTTTTTTCGTCATTTTTTGACCTTGACTGCCAGTCAGAACAGATGTTCGATGAAAGCGGGACCGTCCAGCCAGGTATAAACTGCACCGAAGTTACCCTGAATATAGTAAGCCTGAAACAGGGGAATGACTACTACACCAGTGGAAACGGTGTCGCAGCATTAAGACTTAAAACCAGTATAAACGAATCCAGAATATACAACGCAACTATGGTCAACTTTACAATATACGACTCAGGGGTCTCTGAAATAAACTACACGGTAAATAACAGCATAATAAAAAAACTCAGTTCCCTTTCAGGAAGGGGATTTAACAATGTGATAGTACCACTACCTGAGAATGAAGGCGATCCTTTGGGGATAGAATTCACGTATCCGGTTGATATTGCCATAAAAGAGACGGATATAGAAATATCCGCGTCATGA
- a CDS encoding type IV pilin N-terminal domain-containing protein: MNSEDAVSPVVGVMLMLVVTIIIAAVVSGFAGGLIGSQDKSPTLSMDVTIANTGSYIGSGFTATVLGVSEPISTSDLKVVTSWSTTMKDNTDPGLTQAQKNMANGAIFTGGSTSLPNSANVICWAGMKTNAITNWSTAPFGIGVGIKNTNSGDPMGNASKSSINSTKTGWFGQYTLKEGVSMYAYPYGSNSGMAVGGVSGMAADSGYNGVTQYAYTLGQYNTGQADPVQAVLGSGWEQLRAGDTVNVKIIYTPTGAAIYNSNIAVED; this comes from the coding sequence ATGAATTCTGAAGACGCAGTCTCACCCGTTGTGGGAGTCATGCTGATGCTTGTCGTGACTATAATCATAGCAGCGGTTGTGAGCGGTTTTGCGGGCGGACTTATCGGTTCACAGGATAAGTCGCCGACGCTTTCCATGGATGTTACAATTGCAAACACGGGAAGCTATATAGGAAGCGGGTTTACTGCAACCGTTCTTGGTGTAAGTGAACCCATAAGTACTTCAGACCTGAAAGTTGTCACATCATGGTCAACGACTATGAAGGACAACACTGATCCTGGTCTTACACAGGCTCAAAAAAATATGGCCAATGGTGCTATCTTCACAGGTGGAAGTACCAGCCTTCCAAACAGTGCAAATGTAATATGCTGGGCAGGAATGAAGACAAATGCAATTACTAACTGGTCAACAGCACCTTTCGGTATTGGTGTAGGCATAAAAAACACTAACAGTGGTGACCCCATGGGAAACGCATCCAAAAGTTCCATAAACTCAACTAAAACCGGATGGTTTGGGCAGTACACATTAAAGGAAGGCGTAAGCATGTACGCTTATCCGTATGGAAGCAATTCCGGGATGGCAGTAGGGGGAGTTTCCGGAATGGCTGCCGACAGCGGCTACAACGGTGTAACACAGTACGCTTACACATTAGGACAGTATAACACAGGTCAGGCCGACCCGGTGCAGGCAGTTCTTGGATCCGGCTGGGAGCAGTTAAGAGCCGGAGATACTGTAAATGTCAAAATAATATACACACCGACGGGTGCAGCAATTTACAACAGCAACATAGCAGTGGAGGACTAA
- a CDS encoding DUF5658 family protein — MNGVIKMEWPIRSPPLYNPGGFSITVAGGLIVLAVLFSLDVATTQFILSNGGYELNIFMKAVAGTEIFHIAVKSAVFAIIAFAVVYSNSRLKNSGTIALAAIILWYAFVFAHNMVSVLAVL, encoded by the coding sequence ATGAACGGCGTGATAAAGATGGAATGGCCTATCAGAAGTCCTCCCCTGTATAATCCCGGAGGATTCAGCATTACAGTTGCAGGCGGTCTTATAGTCTTGGCTGTCCTCTTCAGCCTTGATGTCGCAACTACACAGTTCATCCTTTCGAACGGCGGCTATGAACTGAATATATTCATGAAGGCTGTTGCAGGAACGGAAATTTTTCATATAGCCGTGAAGTCGGCCGTTTTTGCAATTATTGCCTTTGCAGTGGTTTACTCAAATTCGAGGCTTAAAAATTCCGGGACAATAGCGCTTGCCGCAATAATCCTGTGGTATGCATTTGTATTCGCCCACAACATGGTTTCAGTGCTTGCAGTACTGTAA
- a CDS encoding YIP1 family protein produces the protein MSTLEKVKGFIVKPTETFLAYKDESLGKAYQYYVILLIIFSVLYGIVSIATGLNSFSEAVSIAGNSMGPQFGEALSAFSGFATTMNIFIIYLMFVLSLFTIFLSGFMIHCFVLLFGGEKGYRMTFKSVFYASTPALLLGWIPFVNIIASIWYLILQIIGIKAYHEISTGKAVAVVLVPIILIIIGIVLFGAVIATFLSGMMSAAGMHPW, from the coding sequence ATGAGTACCTTAGAAAAGGTAAAGGGTTTTATAGTGAAGCCTACCGAGACTTTTTTGGCCTACAAAGACGAAAGCCTTGGGAAAGCCTACCAGTATTATGTGATTCTTCTCATAATATTTTCAGTACTTTACGGTATCGTATCAATTGCAACAGGTTTAAACTCGTTCAGCGAAGCAGTATCCATTGCAGGCAACTCAATGGGGCCGCAGTTTGGTGAGGCATTGTCAGCATTCAGCGGTTTTGCAACCACAATGAACATATTCATCATCTACCTGATGTTTGTCCTGAGCCTGTTCACTATCTTTCTGTCCGGGTTTATGATTCACTGCTTTGTTCTGCTCTTTGGAGGAGAAAAAGGCTACAGAATGACCTTTAAATCGGTATTCTATGCAAGCACACCGGCACTTCTTCTCGGGTGGATCCCGTTTGTCAACATAATCGCCTCAATATGGTACCTGATACTCCAGATAATAGGAATTAAGGCATATCACGAAATTTCAACAGGAAAAGCTGTTGCTGTCGTGCTTGTCCCGATAATACTTATTATCATAGGAATAGTCCTTTTCGGGGCTGTAATTGCGACATTTCTCTCTGGTATGATGTCCGCTGCCGGAATGCACCCGTGGTAA
- a CDS encoding type IV pilin N-terminal domain-containing protein, with product MMKNNDSAVSPVVGVMLMLVVTIIIAAVVSGFAGGFAQGQTKAPQATIQGEFSTTSGLKIIHAGGEAIPTTDMVITLKNGPTFGSNLEAMSTNALNLATVTDSNSVPVQYFNPETGAVDGYNITSFNPGDTFYVNIANCDPEKLQPTVAPYDGKKGYKVKFDGTHYTYDGFKTSFWNLCFVNQENIGKSFYLDVNDKSSGTLISRAVVTIKG from the coding sequence ATGATGAAAAATAATGATTCGGCTGTGTCACCTGTTGTAGGTGTTATGTTAATGCTTGTTGTAACGATAATCATCGCAGCGGTTGTAAGCGGGTTTGCAGGAGGATTTGCACAGGGGCAGACAAAGGCGCCCCAGGCTACGATACAGGGAGAGTTCAGCACAACATCAGGCCTTAAAATCATCCACGCAGGTGGAGAGGCAATACCAACGACCGACATGGTAATAACCTTGAAAAACGGTCCAACGTTCGGTTCAAACCTTGAGGCAATGTCAACAAATGCATTAAACCTTGCAACAGTTACTGATTCAAACAGTGTACCTGTACAGTACTTTAACCCGGAGACAGGTGCTGTTGACGGTTACAACATTACATCGTTTAATCCCGGAGATACATTCTACGTAAATATCGCAAATTGTGACCCTGAAAAACTTCAGCCAACCGTAGCACCTTACGATGGAAAGAAAGGCTACAAAGTTAAATTCGACGGGACACATTACACATATGATGGATTTAAAACGTCATTCTGGAATTTATGCTTTGTAAATCAGGAAAACATAGGAAAGTCATTTTATCTTGATGTCAATGACAAAAGCAGTGGGACCCTCATATCACGTGCTGTTGTTACGATCAAAGGATAA
- a CDS encoding iron ABC transporter permease, with product MNKNENKKEICPAEITGKRISSTFFLDERVKDILKKATIYVVPFLLFFISLFWGRYMMDPSDVMTVLAGKTADTFFPFLNLQNTYNSINETVIMQIRLPRVIAAMLIGAGLSIAGASYQGLFRNPLVSPDILGVASGAGFGAALAILLYAGSFMTQVSAFVFAIAAVSLTCLIAKAYKGSGTLVLVLSGIIISALFSALLSALKYVADPYDTLPAIVFWLMGSLSSVSMSDVLSVAPPILIAGFVLYLIRWRINILSVSEEEARALGVDTKNLGRVIILCATVITASCVCISGIIGWVGLVIPHIARMLVGPDFKKLIPASILLGASYLLIVDDISRTLIETEIPIGILTALIGAPFFAYLLTRKKVGWL from the coding sequence ATGAACAAAAATGAAAATAAAAAGGAGATATGCCCTGCTGAAATAACCGGGAAAAGAATTTCATCCACGTTTTTTTTGGATGAAAGGGTTAAGGATATTTTAAAAAAGGCCACTATATACGTAGTTCCGTTCCTTTTATTCTTCATATCTCTTTTCTGGGGAAGATATATGATGGACCCTTCGGATGTAATGACTGTTCTTGCGGGGAAGACTGCCGATACCTTTTTTCCTTTCCTGAATCTTCAGAATACATACAATTCGATAAATGAAACTGTAATTATGCAGATAAGGCTTCCCAGGGTGATTGCCGCAATGCTCATCGGTGCGGGCCTTTCTATTGCCGGAGCGTCATACCAGGGCCTTTTCAGAAACCCGCTTGTATCGCCTGACATTCTTGGTGTTGCATCAGGTGCGGGTTTTGGTGCCGCCCTTGCAATACTTCTCTATGCAGGGTCTTTTATGACCCAGGTATCGGCCTTTGTATTTGCGATTGCAGCGGTTTCACTGACATGTCTTATCGCAAAGGCGTACAAGGGTTCGGGAACTCTTGTCCTGGTATTATCGGGAATAATCATAAGCGCCCTGTTTTCAGCTCTCCTGTCGGCCCTCAAATATGTAGCGGACCCGTATGATACCCTCCCTGCGATAGTATTCTGGCTTATGGGAAGCCTTTCGTCTGTTTCAATGTCAGACGTTCTTTCTGTCGCACCCCCGATATTAATAGCGGGATTTGTGCTTTACCTTATCAGGTGGAGAATAAACATACTTTCCGTAAGCGAGGAGGAGGCACGTGCACTCGGTGTAGACACGAAAAACCTGGGGAGAGTAATCATCCTGTGTGCAACCGTAATCACCGCGTCATGCGTCTGTATCTCAGGCATAATCGGCTGGGTAGGCCTTGTAATCCCGCACATTGCCCGCATGCTCGTAGGTCCTGACTTCAAAAAGCTTATTCCCGCATCAATTCTTCTCGGTGCATCATACCTCCTGATAGTAGATGACATCTCAAGGACTCTGATTGAAACCGAGATTCCTATAGGAATTCTCACGGCTCTTATAGGAGCTCCTTTCTTTGCGTATCTCCTGACAAGGAAAAAGGTGGGATGGCTGTGA
- a CDS encoding YIP1 family protein — MAFDFPEKVKGYLLNPVESFKNSRDESFGDAFKYFLITFVIYVVLSAILLMAGVSGLNMIPGFGAASAVFLIVLILVLGTIGFFITGIITHIFVLIAGGRKDLTQTYKAVAYSLTPSMLIGWIPVINFIAGIWSLILEVLAIRELHEISTARAIIAVFLPIIIMTILVFLLVGFLTIAAVSAM; from the coding sequence ATGGCATTTGATTTTCCCGAAAAGGTGAAGGGTTATCTGTTAAACCCTGTCGAATCGTTCAAAAATTCGCGTGACGAAAGTTTCGGTGACGCTTTCAAGTATTTCCTGATTACTTTTGTAATCTATGTCGTTCTAAGCGCCATACTTCTCATGGCCGGGGTTTCAGGTCTGAATATGATCCCCGGATTCGGAGCTGCTTCAGCGGTATTCCTGATTGTACTGATACTTGTATTAGGCACCATAGGATTTTTTATAACCGGAATTATAACACACATATTCGTCCTTATTGCCGGGGGCAGAAAAGACCTTACACAGACCTATAAGGCAGTCGCATATTCACTTACACCGTCAATGCTTATCGGGTGGATACCAGTCATAAATTTTATAGCAGGAATCTGGTCTTTAATTCTCGAAGTTCTGGCAATACGTGAACTTCATGAAATCTCGACCGCAAGGGCAATAATTGCAGTATTTCTGCCTATAATCATAATGACAATTCTTGTATTCCTCCTTGTGGGATTCCTTACGATTGCTGCCGTAAGCGCAATGTAA
- a CDS encoding type IV pilin N-terminal domain-containing protein, translating to MKKKLVNCEDGVSPIIGEMLMLSLVLILVSLFAVSVSQYIPDDREPSVNLMIGDNTSDNGQNITLWHKGGDTLAKRDMKVIFSNDSLRYIVPQGNITIDKNVNQTNFMPGDNMEVGTGHNITGFDVQVVVSKSVVFFGRVNN from the coding sequence ATGAAAAAAAAACTGGTAAACTGCGAGGACGGCGTATCACCCATAATAGGAGAGATGCTGATGCTAAGCCTTGTCCTCATACTTGTATCGCTCTTTGCAGTATCTGTATCACAGTATATCCCTGACGACAGGGAGCCGTCGGTCAACCTGATGATAGGTGACAACACATCCGATAACGGCCAGAATATAACCTTGTGGCACAAGGGAGGGGACACTCTTGCAAAGAGGGACATGAAAGTTATATTTTCAAACGACAGCCTGCGGTACATTGTGCCCCAGGGGAATATCACAATCGACAAAAATGTAAACCAGACCAATTTTATGCCCGGTGACAACATGGAAGTCGGAACAGGGCATAATATCACCGGATTTGATGTCCAGGTAGTCGTATCAAAGTCCGTTGTCTTCTTCGGGAGGGTAAACAATTGA